In a single window of the Niabella ginsenosidivorans genome:
- a CDS encoding 7-carboxy-7-deazaguanine synthase QueE: MEHFYTIQGEGFHQGKAAYFIRLGGCDVGCTWCDVKESWPFDAHPYYPIESLITEVKKTNTKMVVVTGGEPLLHNLDTLTNALHTEGFHTNIETSGSSPLSGSWDWICLSPKKFKRPLPEVLLKANELKVIVYNKTDFAWGEQFAAQVTPNCKLYLQPEWSKAAAMTPLIVEYIKQHPEWELSLQLHKYINVP, encoded by the coding sequence ATGGAACATTTTTATACAATCCAGGGAGAAGGCTTTCACCAGGGCAAAGCGGCTTATTTTATCCGGCTTGGGGGATGTGATGTTGGCTGTACCTGGTGCGATGTAAAAGAAAGCTGGCCCTTTGATGCGCACCCCTATTACCCCATTGAATCCCTTATTACCGAAGTAAAAAAGACGAACACAAAGATGGTGGTCGTTACCGGCGGTGAGCCCCTGCTGCATAATCTTGATACTCTTACAAACGCATTGCATACGGAAGGATTCCATACCAATATTGAGACCTCGGGTTCTTCTCCCCTTTCAGGAAGCTGGGACTGGATCTGTCTTTCCCCAAAAAAATTCAAACGGCCGCTGCCCGAAGTGTTGCTAAAAGCAAATGAGCTGAAGGTAATCGTTTATAATAAAACGGATTTTGCCTGGGGCGAGCAATTTGCCGCACAGGTCACCCCCAATTGCAAATTGTACCTGCAGCCGGAATGGAGCAAGGCTGCAGCAATGACCCCGCTGATTGTGGAATACATTAAACAACACCCGGAATGGGAATTAAGCCTCCAACTGCATAAATATATTAATGTGCCGTAG
- a CDS encoding M42 family metallopeptidase, with product MAKSDTKQKDKKVKASKKIITDASFTFLKNYINNPSPVGFESWGQKLWLDYVKPYVDTHYVDPYGTAVGIVNPDQPFKVVIEAHADEISWFVNYITDKGLIYVKRNGGADHQTAPAQRVWIHGKKGAVKAVFGWPAIHTRIGKEHETQPKTENIWLDCGARSKKEIEALGIHVGAVVTYQDGFDELSNGHFVGRAFDNRIGGFMIAEVARLLKERKKTLPYSLYIVNAVQEEIGLRGAEMIARRIKPDVAIITDVTHDTNTPMINKNIEGDVLCGNGPSLAYAPAVHNKLLAFVEAIAEKNKIPVQWRALSRSTGTDTDSFAYANDGCPSVLISMPLRYMHTTVEMIHKNDIENTIRLMYETLLALSPKTNLSYL from the coding sequence ATGGCGAAATCCGATACAAAGCAAAAAGACAAAAAAGTAAAGGCATCAAAAAAAATAATCACTGATGCTTCGTTCACATTTCTAAAAAATTATATCAATAACCCATCGCCGGTAGGTTTTGAAAGCTGGGGGCAAAAATTATGGCTGGATTACGTGAAGCCATACGTGGACACCCATTATGTGGACCCGTATGGAACAGCTGTAGGTATTGTGAATCCCGACCAGCCTTTTAAAGTGGTGATTGAAGCCCATGCTGATGAAATCAGCTGGTTTGTAAACTATATAACGGATAAGGGTTTAATATATGTAAAGCGGAATGGCGGCGCCGATCACCAGACAGCACCGGCACAGCGGGTATGGATCCATGGAAAAAAAGGAGCCGTAAAAGCGGTATTTGGGTGGCCGGCCATTCACACCCGTATTGGTAAAGAGCATGAAACCCAGCCCAAGACAGAAAATATCTGGCTGGACTGCGGCGCCCGCAGCAAAAAAGAAATTGAAGCCCTGGGCATTCATGTAGGTGCCGTGGTAACCTACCAGGATGGGTTTGATGAATTATCGAACGGCCATTTTGTTGGCCGTGCTTTTGATAACCGTATTGGCGGGTTTATGATTGCAGAAGTAGCGCGGCTTTTAAAAGAAAGGAAAAAAACACTACCATATAGCTTATATATTGTAAATGCAGTGCAGGAAGAGATCGGGCTCCGTGGTGCAGAAATGATCGCGCGCCGTATTAAACCTGATGTGGCCATAATTACAGATGTTACACATGATACCAATACGCCCATGATTAATAAAAATATTGAGGGTGATGTGCTTTGTGGAAACGGTCCATCCCTGGCCTATGCACCTGCCGTGCATAATAAACTACTGGCATTTGTGGAAGCCATTGCCGAAAAAAACAAAATACCCGTTCAATGGCGCGCATTAAGCAGAAGCACCGGAACGGATACCGATTCTTTTGCCTATGCCAATGACGGCTGCCCGTCTGTGCTTATTTCCATGCCACTGCGTTATATGCATACTACGGTTGAAATGATCCATAAGAACGATATCGAAAATACGATCCGTTTAATGTA